The proteins below come from a single Deltaproteobacteria bacterium genomic window:
- a CDS encoding VTC domain-containing protein, with amino-acid sequence MLDRVLLALAKDYGLRPGIATLWAHYVTHYYDSPNFELFCDHRRGKRIRYKIRVRHYLDRKLSFTEIKKRIKPAFTEGLMPYDFF; translated from the coding sequence ATGCTTGACCGAGTCTTACTGGCGCTTGCCAAAGACTACGGCCTGCGGCCGGGCATCGCCACCTTATGGGCGCATTATGTTACCCACTACTACGACTCGCCCAACTTCGAGCTTTTCTGCGACCACAGACGGGGAAAGCGCATTCGCTACAAGATCCGCGTGCGTCACTACCTTGATCGCAAGCTGTCCTTCACAGAAATTAAAAAGCGCATAAAACCGGCCTTCACCGAAGGTCTTATGCCCTATGATTTTTTTTAG